The window CGTCGCCCAGTAGTACTGACCGCCGAGCGCGTCACCCGTGTTCAAGTCGCGTGGACCGTAGCCGGCACGATCGAAGCCGCGCACCGTTTCACCGCCCTTGAAGAACAGGTCGATGAGGCGGACGTCCGAGCCACCCCAGCCCTGGATCGAGCCGCCGACCGCACGGGCGACGAAGGTGATGTTGTCGGTGATCGGGTAGTAGCCGCGGGCTTCCGCCGCGAGGCTGACGTACTGCACGTCGCCGCCGAGACCGGCGAAGTCGGCGCCCGTCTGGAACCACAGGCCCTTGGTCGGGTTCTTCGCGTCGTTGCGCAGGTCGTAGGTGAGCGTCGAGCCCATCATCGAGGTGTACGAAGTGCCCTGAGCCTGCAGAATGGCGCGCGAAGCGGCCGGGTTGACGTTGAAGATCTGGTCGCGCGACGCGGTGTACGACGTCTGCATCCAGAGCTTTTCGGAGATCGGGAAACCGAGGCGCAAGCTGGCACCGGTGCGGCGGCTCTGGAAGCCCGACTGGCTCGTCTGGTCGACCTCTTTGTGGAACAGGTCGAAGCCGGCGGCGAGGTTGCGGTCGAGGAACCGCGGCTCGGTGAAGCTCAGGTTCACCTGCAAGCGCTCGAGCGAGCCCGACAGCTGCAGGCGCAGGAACTGGCCGTTACCCATCAGGTTGCGCTCGGTGATCGACACGTCGCCGATCACGCCTTCCGCGGTCGAGTAGCCCGCACCGAACGACAGCTCGCCGGTGGACTGCTCGACCAGCTCCACGTCGAGCACGACGCGGTCCTGGGCGCTGCCGGGGCGGCGCTTGACTTCGACGCCCTTGAAGAGGCCGAGGTTGGTCAGGCGCTTCTTGGCCTGATCGACCATGAGCGGATTGTAGGCGTCACCCTCGGCCACCTTGAACTCGCGCCGGATCACGTAATCCTTGGTGCGGGTATTGCCGGTGACGTTGATGCGCTCGATGTAGACGCGCGGGCCTTCCTCGATCACGTAGTTGAGCGCGATGGTGCGCGCCACTGGATCGGGCGTCGCCTGCGGACGCACGCGGGCAAAGGCGAAGCCGTCCTGCGACACCTTAGAGGTCAGGGCCTCGACCGACTTGTCGATCATGTTGGCGTTGTAGGTTTCGCCCTGATCGGTGAGCAGCTCGCCCTTGAACTTGGTGGGATCGATGGCAGCGACGGTGCTCTCGATATTGATGCCGCCGAACTGGTAGGCCTCGCCTTCCTCGATCGAGTAGGTGATGAAGAAGCCGGAGCCGTCGCGATCGAGCTCGGCGTTGGCCGCCGTCACCTGCACGTCGGCGTAGCCGTTCTTCAGGTAGTACTGGCGAATGAGCTCGCGATCGAGATTCATGCGATCGGGGTCGTAGATCGCCGTGCCCTTGAGGAAGTCGAACCAGCCCTTCTCGGTCGTCGAGACGACGTCGCGCAGCTGGCTGTCGGAGAAGGCCTTGTTGCCGACGAAGTGGATGCCCTTGACCTTCGTGGCGCCGCCTTCGGCGATTTCGAACACGAGGTTCACGCGGTCCTGCTCGAGCTCGATGATCTTCGGCTCGACGGTCGCCGCGTAGCGGCCCTGCCGGCGATAGACGTCGAGCACGCGCTGCACGTCCGCCTGGACGCGCGCCCGGGTGAACACCGAGCGCGGCTTCAGCTGAACTTCGTTGCGCAGCGTATCGGTGTCGACTTCGCTGTTACCTTCGAAGGCGACCTGGTTGATGACCGGGTTCTCGACGACGGTGACGATGACATCGGCGCCCGAGCGATCGATGCGCACGTCGGAGAAGAGGCCGGTGCCGAACAGCGCCTTGATCGACCCGTCGACTTTCGCCGGGTCATAGGGGCTGCCGACGGAGAATTGCAGATACGAGCGAACCGTCTCCGGTTCGACGCGCTTGTTGCCCGAGACGTTGATGGCCCGGATGGTTGCACCCTGCGCTTCGGCAGGGACGGAGTACAACGCGCCACCGACGCAAAGTCCCCCTGATGAGATCACCGCCATTAACAACGCCAGGCGGCAGAATCTCACCGTGATGGCTCGTACCACAGGCATTCGCGACTATGCCCTCAATTATTGCCGAACTCCCCCTCGGTGGCGGATCCCGTCGGCTTCGGGACACCGCACCGCAACTACTAACACGTGCGCATCGGAAACTAGCCAATAGGCCTGATTCTTCTTGTGAGCGCACTCCCCTGTGTAAAGGTGTTCTTAACGATTCAGAAGGGGGTGCGGAAGTGGCAAGATTACGTCACTAAACGCCAATTATCTTCAGCCGGTCCATCCCCGCCACACCCGCAACAAATCGTTCAAATTCACGTACACCATCAGCATCAGTACGAGTGCCACGCCGATCTGGAATCCGATCTCCTGCATGCGCCTGCTCATGGGTCGCCGGAGCACTCCTTCGATGGCGTAATACACAAGATGTCCACCATCGAGGACCGGGATCGGCAGCAGGTTCAGGAAGCCGATGTTCGCCGAGATGAAGGCGATCCAGCGTAGCAGCGGTTCGATACCCCCCTCGGCCACCCTGGCGGTCACCTGCGCCATCAGGATCGGACCGCCCATTTGGTCGGCCGCCTGGCGCTGCGTCACGATGTCCGCGATGCCCTGCACCGTATGGACGATGTTGGTGTAGGTCTCCCGCACCCCGAGCCGTAAGGCCTCGAAAGGTCCGACAGATTTCGCCTCTTTCATCCCGGCGACGCTCGACGGCGTAATACCGATCAGGCCCCGTCGGAAAGTCCCCCCGAAGGTGTCGTTCTGCTCCCGGACCTCGGGCGTCACCTCGAACGATAACTTTTCGCCGCTGCGATCGACGCCGAACTTGAGCGGCCGCCCACCATTGACGCCGACGATCCGCTGCACGTCCTCGAAGCCTTCGATGCTCCAGCCGTCGATGCTGGTGATCACGTCGCCCGGTTGGATACCGGCAACGGCAGCGGGCATTCCGGCCTTCACCTCACCCACCGTGGGGGTGATGGTGCGGACACCGAAGGCCAGGTTGACCGCGCTGTAAACCGCTATCGCCAAAAGGAAATTTGCCACAGGGCCGGCCGCGACGACGGCGGCGCGCTGCCACAGCGCTTTGTTCTGGAAGGCGCCCGCGCGCTCACTCGCCGTCATGCGCTCCAAGGCATCCGGGGAGGGTTGGCTCGCTGCATTCTCGTCGTCGACGAACTTCACGTAGCCGCCGAGCGGGATCCAGGCGAAGCGCCAGCGGGTGCCCTTTTTGTCGGTGAAGCCGAAGATCTCGCGCCCGAACCCGATGGAGAACGTCTTGACCGTGACGCCGCACCAGCGCGCCACGATGAAGTGGCCGAACTCGTGGACGAACACCACGATGGTCAGCACCACCAGGAACTGGAAAATGGTCAGCAGCACACCGGGCATGGACATGGCTACGTTGGCGAGCGTCAGCATCGTGCTCCTATCTCTCGTGGGCCGCCGGTAAGGTCCCCGGCGGAAACCGCGAATCCATTGAGGATACACGGCGAAAACGGCAACTTCGGCGCCCGTCCCCAGCTCGATTTCCGGCTGGCTTGGCGCCCGGCGGGACGGTTTCAGCTAGACATAGCGACCGAGCAGGGATTGTGCCAGTCGGCGCCCCTCGGCATCGGCCGCCAGGATGTCGGCCAGGCAATCGGGCGCGGCGAGGAGCCCCCGCCCTTCGGCCGCCTCGAGGGTGTCGGCGACGTTGCGGGCGATGTCCAGAAATCCGATTTGACGGGCAAGAAAGGCCTCTACGGCTATTTCGTTGGCGGCGCTGAGGATGGCCGGTGCCGTGCCGCCGCGCACTAGAGCTTCGCGTGCAATGGTTAAGGACGGGAAACGGACCGGGTCGGGCGCCTCGAAGCTCAAGGTGCCGACCGCCGCGAGGTCGAGCCGGGGCGTGGGCGCGTTCATGCGCTGCGGCCACGACAGGGCGAGCGCGATCGGTGTGCGCATGTCGGGAAACGACATCTGCGCGATGACCGATCCGTCGGTATAGCTGACCAGGCAGTGCACGATCGACTGCGGATGGATGACGGTCGCCAGTTGCTCGGCCGCGACGGGGAACAGGTGATAGGCCTCGATCAGCTCGAGCCCCTTGTTCATCAAGGTGGCGGAGTCGATGGAGATCTTGGCGCCCATCGACCAGTTGGGATGGCGTAGCGCCTGCTCGGGAGTGGCGCCCTGCAACTGCTCGCGGCTCCAGGTGCGGAACGGGCCACCCGAGGCGGTGAGCACGATGCGCTCGATGCTTTCCGGCGTGGCGCCGGCGAGCGCCTGCAGCGCCGCCGAATGTTCGCTGTCGACCGGCAACAGCTCCGTGCCGGCATCGGCGACCGCGGCCATGAACACGTCGCCGGCCGAGACGAGGCACTCCTTGTTAGCGAGCGCCAGCCGGCGTCCCTGGCGTGCGGCTTCGAAGGTGGGCTCGAGCCCGGCAGCGCCGACGATCGCCGCCATCACGCAATCGGCCGGCTCCGCGGCGGCGGCGATGACCGCTTGCGGACCGGCGGCGACGCGAGTGCCGGTGCCTGACAGCGCTGCCTGCAATTGCGCATAGAGACCGGCGTCGCCGATGACGGCGAGCCGCGCGTGCGTGCGCCGCGCCGCGTCCGCGAGAGCTGCAACGTTGCTCTGGGCGGTGAGGGCCACGATCTCGAACGCATCCGGGTTGCGCTCCACGAGGTCGAGGGTGCTTTTGCCGATCGAGCCGGTGGCCCCGAGGATGGTGAGCGAACGGCGCGTCACGCCCTTCCCGTTGGTCGGGAGCGGCCCTACCGAAACCGTGCGCGCCGTGCCTTTACGCGGTGAATGCATCTATACGCCGAGCAGGAGCGCACGCGCCGGAGCGTGCGCATCGATGAGAAGCGCGAGCAGCGCCGCGGCCGTCGCGGCGGCAACGAGGCTATCCATGCGATCCATGAAGCCGCCGTGGCCGGGGATGAGGTCGCTCGCGTCCTTCAAATGGAATAGACGCTTCAACGCGCTCTCTGCCAAGTCGCCAGCCTGAGCGACAGCCGCCAAGCCGATGCCGAGGAGAATGAGGCGCACCGCATCGGCATCGGCGACGAGCGCCGCGAAGATGGCGCCGGAAGCCGCGCCCGCCGCGAGCGCGCCGATGAACCCCGCCCACGTCTTGTTGGGCGATACGCGCGGCCACAGCTTCGGACCGCCGATGGTGCGTCCGGCCGCGTACGCCGCCGTGTCGGACCCCCAGACGACGGCGAAGATGAACAGCACTGCGAGAAAACCGTACGGCTCGTCGCCGCGCATCCAGAGCAGCGCGATTGCCGGCAGGCCGACATAGAAGACGCCCAGCGCCGATAGCCGGGCGCCGCGTCCCATGTAGAGCGGGACAAGGATAATCGCGGCGATGATGAGCGCGGCGAGCCCGAGCGCCGCGTAGCCCGCCGCGGCCAGAACGATCCCCGCAGCCACCGCACCCGCATGCACGAAGAAGCCGAGGTCGAAAGCGACGCCGCGCACCAGGCGCCCCCACTCCCAGCTGATCACCAGCGCGCACACGAGAACAAGCACGACGAACGGGATCGGCCCGGCATACGTGAGGGCGAATGCGAGTGCGGCAAAAGCTAGTCCCGATACGAGGCGCAGCTTCAGATTGCTGGAGATTAGAGGCGCTGCACCGGCCTCGGACGCTGCGGCGTTGTCGGGCATCGCGCGCCTCACATGACCGATTGCTTGGAGCGACCGCCGAAGCGGCGCTCGCGGGCGCGATAGATGGCGATCGCCTCCTCGAGCAGCTCGCGGCCGAAGTCCGGCCAGAAGGCGTCGAGGAAAACGAACTCCGTGTAGGCACACTGCCAGAGCAGGAAGTTGGAGATGCGCTTCTCGCCGCTGGTGCGCACGAGCAGATCGGGATCGGGAATGCCGGCCGTGTCGAGAGCGGCGCCGAGCGTATCGACGTTGATCTCCGACGTCTTCAAGGTGCCGGCGGCAACCTGCTCTGCCAGTGCCCGCGCCGCCTTGGCGATTTCGCCCCGAGCGCCGTAGTTGAAGGCTATGATCAGCGTAATCGCGGTGTTGGATGTGGTCAGCTCGACGGCCTCGTCGATCAACGCCATCAGCTCGGGATCGACCTGCGTGCGCTCGCCGATGACGCGGATCTTGACGCCCGCCTGATGCAGCTCGGCGAGATCGCGGCGGATGAAGCGCTTCATCAGCCCCATGAGGTCGTCGATCTCGTCCATTGGACGCGACCAGTTCTCCGACGAGAAGCTGTAGAGCGTGAGGTAGGGGATGCCCAGCTCGATCGCCGCGCGCACGGTGCGGCGCACCGCCTCGACCCCATTACGGTGCCCGACGGCGCGTGGCAGGCCGTGCTTAGTGGCCCAGCGCCCGTTGCCGTCCATGATGATGGCGACGTGGCGCGGGTGGCCGTCGGCACGCTCGGGTGCAGGCTTTGGGCTGGTGTCCGTCACCGCGGGGCTTTCGGTTGCGAGGAGCGAGAGCGGAGGATAGCGGCAAAGCCGCCATTCTCAAAGGCGTCAGACCTTGTGGATCTCGGCCTCCTTGGAGGCGAGGGTCTCATCGATCTCCTTAATCAGCTTGTCGGTGAGCTCTTGCACCCTGGCCGATGACTTGTGGTGGTCGTCCTGGCTGATCTTGTGGTCCTTCTCCAGTTTCTTGAGGAGGTCCATGCCCTCGCGGCGCACGTTGCGGATCGCGACGCGGCCGTGCTCGGCGTACTTGTGGGCGAGTTTGGCGAGCTCGACGCGGCGGTCGGCGGTCAGCGCCGGGATCGGCAGGCGCAACAGCGTCCCGTCGACGATCGGGTTCAATCCAAGGTTCGCCTCGCGGATCGCCTTATCGACGGCCTGCACGTTGCTCTTGTCCCAGACCTGCACCGAGATGGTGCGTGGCTCCGGCACCGAAACCGTCGCCACCTGGTTGATCGGCATCTTCGAGCCGTAGACCGTCAC of the Hyphomicrobium album genome contains:
- the rseP gene encoding RIP metalloprotease RseP, with the translated sequence MLTLANVAMSMPGVLLTIFQFLVVLTIVVFVHEFGHFIVARWCGVTVKTFSIGFGREIFGFTDKKGTRWRFAWIPLGGYVKFVDDENAASQPSPDALERMTASERAGAFQNKALWQRAAVVAAGPVANFLLAIAVYSAVNLAFGVRTITPTVGEVKAGMPAAVAGIQPGDVITSIDGWSIEGFEDVQRIVGVNGGRPLKFGVDRSGEKLSFEVTPEVREQNDTFGGTFRRGLIGITPSSVAGMKEAKSVGPFEALRLGVRETYTNIVHTVQGIADIVTQRQAADQMGGPILMAQVTARVAEGGIEPLLRWIAFISANIGFLNLLPIPVLDGGHLVYYAIEGVLRRPMSRRMQEIGFQIGVALVLMLMVYVNLNDLLRVWRGWTG
- a CDS encoding isoprenyl transferase, with the translated sequence MTDTSPKPAPERADGHPRHVAIIMDGNGRWATKHGLPRAVGHRNGVEAVRRTVRAAIELGIPYLTLYSFSSENWSRPMDEIDDLMGLMKRFIRRDLAELHQAGVKIRVIGERTQVDPELMALIDEAVELTTSNTAITLIIAFNYGARGEIAKAARALAEQVAAGTLKTSEINVDTLGAALDTAGIPDPDLLVRTSGEKRISNFLLWQCAYTEFVFLDAFWPDFGRELLEEAIAIYRARERRFGGRSKQSVM
- a CDS encoding 1-deoxy-D-xylulose-5-phosphate reductoisomerase gives rise to the protein MTRRSLTILGATGSIGKSTLDLVERNPDAFEIVALTAQSNVAALADAARRTHARLAVIGDAGLYAQLQAALSGTGTRVAAGPQAVIAAAAEPADCVMAAIVGAAGLEPTFEAARQGRRLALANKECLVSAGDVFMAAVADAGTELLPVDSEHSAALQALAGATPESIERIVLTASGGPFRTWSREQLQGATPEQALRHPNWSMGAKISIDSATLMNKGLELIEAYHLFPVAAEQLATVIHPQSIVHCLVSYTDGSVIAQMSFPDMRTPIALALSWPQRMNAPTPRLDLAAVGTLSFEAPDPVRFPSLTIAREALVRGGTAPAILSAANEIAVEAFLARQIGFLDIARNVADTLEAAEGRGLLAAPDCLADILAADAEGRRLAQSLLGRYV
- the frr gene encoding ribosome recycling factor, coding for MASNFDLNDLEKRMRSTIENLKRELSGLRTGRASTHLLDPIQVTVYGSKMPINQVATVSVPEPRTISVQVWDKSNVQAVDKAIREANLGLNPIVDGTLLRLPIPALTADRRVELAKLAHKYAEHGRVAIRNVRREGMDLLKKLEKDHKISQDDHHKSSARVQELTDKLIKEIDETLASKEAEIHKV
- the bamA gene encoding outer membrane protein assembly factor BamA, with product MYSVPAEAQGATIRAINVSGNKRVEPETVRSYLQFSVGSPYDPAKVDGSIKALFGTGLFSDVRIDRSGADVIVTVVENPVINQVAFEGNSEVDTDTLRNEVQLKPRSVFTRARVQADVQRVLDVYRRQGRYAATVEPKIIELEQDRVNLVFEIAEGGATKVKGIHFVGNKAFSDSQLRDVVSTTEKGWFDFLKGTAIYDPDRMNLDRELIRQYYLKNGYADVQVTAANAELDRDGSGFFITYSIEEGEAYQFGGINIESTVAAIDPTKFKGELLTDQGETYNANMIDKSVEALTSKVSQDGFAFARVRPQATPDPVARTIALNYVIEEGPRVYIERINVTGNTRTKDYVIRREFKVAEGDAYNPLMVDQAKKRLTNLGLFKGVEVKRRPGSAQDRVVLDVELVEQSTGELSFGAGYSTAEGVIGDVSITERNLMGNGQFLRLQLSGSLERLQVNLSFTEPRFLDRNLAAGFDLFHKEVDQTSQSGFQSRRTGASLRLGFPISEKLWMQTSYTASRDQIFNVNPAASRAILQAQGTSYTSMMGSTLTYDLRNDAKNPTKGLWFQTGADFAGLGGDVQYVSLAAEARGYYPITDNITFVARAVGGSIQGWGGSDVRLIDLFFKGGETVRGFDRAGYGPRDLNTGDALGGQYYWATTAEVRFPIPFVPDDLGISGAVFADAGSLWGSNVNGLPQGCAAGDTTRVCLADSSAIRSSVGASLMWASPVGPIRMDFAKTLTKEVYDDEQFFRFGAATKF
- a CDS encoding phosphatidate cytidylyltransferase, encoding MPDNAAASEAGAAPLISSNLKLRLVSGLAFAALAFALTYAGPIPFVVLVLVCALVISWEWGRLVRGVAFDLGFFVHAGAVAAGIVLAAAGYAALGLAALIIAAIILVPLYMGRGARLSALGVFYVGLPAIALLWMRGDEPYGFLAVLFIFAVVWGSDTAAYAAGRTIGGPKLWPRVSPNKTWAGFIGALAAGAASGAIFAALVADADAVRLILLGIGLAAVAQAGDLAESALKRLFHLKDASDLIPGHGGFMDRMDSLVAAATAAALLALLIDAHAPARALLLGV